In the Arthrobacter sp. 31Y genome, one interval contains:
- a CDS encoding glycosyltransferase family 87 protein: MQETKPHRLQKRARFVVPSRSDALLRNFTELVGGPLGKHSSPGKMTSGPFTVERVLIILTVFAAVLAILAKDYCRVRGWETPGQFYATCYSDFPELFRNRGLGDGIFPFFTQGSLFEYPVLMGIIAGITAFLVPGQGVGNERILGYFDVNATLIVAVWIITVLLTARINRRRPWDAAMVAVAPGIILAGFINWDIWAVGLLAAAMYFISRDKLILAGVFIGLGSATKMYPVLILGALLVLALRTGKLRAFFITAGTALASWLVVNLPIAAVNPSGWRYFFEFSQDRPAGFSSPWFAYNLVADRVRWTQIDGATVNTLALALFVLACVLIGALALCAPRRPRLAQLMFLLVAAFILINKVYSPQFVIWLIPLLALARPRWRDFLIWQAAEGLHWAAVWMYLGQTTSGGSVQHNIDMSYYVLAVGLHMVATAYLMARVVMDIWDPAQDPLRADGEDDPHGGPFDGARDWLRFDVFHPSRSVLPWRPRATVEPTEAKAPQRMEVNSDG; the protein is encoded by the coding sequence ATGCAGGAGACGAAGCCTCACCGGCTGCAAAAACGTGCCCGCTTTGTGGTTCCAAGCCGCAGTGACGCCCTGCTTCGAAATTTCACTGAACTTGTGGGCGGTCCCCTGGGCAAGCACTCCTCCCCCGGGAAGATGACGTCCGGTCCGTTCACCGTGGAACGCGTCCTGATCATCCTCACCGTTTTCGCTGCAGTGCTCGCCATACTCGCAAAGGACTACTGCCGTGTGCGCGGTTGGGAGACACCCGGCCAGTTCTACGCAACGTGCTATTCGGACTTTCCTGAGCTTTTCCGGAACCGCGGCCTGGGCGATGGCATCTTTCCGTTCTTCACCCAAGGCAGCCTGTTCGAGTACCCGGTGCTCATGGGCATCATCGCCGGTATCACCGCCTTCCTGGTTCCCGGCCAGGGCGTGGGAAACGAACGCATATTGGGCTACTTCGACGTCAACGCAACACTGATCGTCGCAGTATGGATCATCACGGTGCTCCTGACCGCAAGGATCAACAGGCGCCGCCCCTGGGACGCAGCCATGGTGGCCGTAGCTCCCGGGATCATTCTGGCCGGATTCATCAACTGGGATATATGGGCTGTAGGGCTCCTGGCTGCGGCGATGTACTTCATCTCCCGGGACAAGCTGATCCTGGCCGGCGTGTTCATTGGGCTGGGATCAGCTACCAAGATGTACCCGGTTCTGATACTCGGTGCACTTTTGGTCCTCGCCCTGCGCACCGGCAAACTTCGCGCATTCTTCATCACGGCTGGCACGGCCCTGGCATCCTGGCTGGTTGTGAATCTGCCCATCGCAGCAGTGAACCCATCGGGCTGGCGCTACTTCTTCGAATTCAGCCAAGACCGTCCGGCCGGATTCAGCTCACCCTGGTTCGCTTACAACCTCGTGGCCGACAGAGTGCGATGGACGCAGATTGATGGCGCAACCGTCAACACGCTGGCCCTGGCCCTGTTCGTTCTTGCATGCGTTCTTATTGGCGCCTTGGCCTTGTGCGCTCCGCGGCGACCCCGCCTGGCTCAACTGATGTTCCTCCTGGTTGCCGCGTTCATCCTCATCAACAAGGTCTACTCACCGCAGTTCGTCATCTGGCTTATACCGCTCCTTGCCCTGGCCCGGCCCCGCTGGCGCGACTTCCTCATCTGGCAAGCGGCCGAGGGGCTGCACTGGGCGGCCGTCTGGATGTACCTGGGCCAAACGACCAGCGGCGGATCCGTCCAGCACAACATAGACATGTCCTACTACGTGCTGGCCGTGGGATTGCACATGGTGGCGACCGCCTATCTCATGGCGCGAGTGGTCATGGATATCTGGGATCCCGCCCAAGACCCACTCCGCGCTGATGGAGAGGATGATCCGCATGGAGGACCATTCGACGGCGCAAGGGACTGGCTGCGGTTCGACGTGTTCCACCCTTCCCGGTCAGTGCTGCCGTGGCGTCCCCGGGCTACGGTGGAACCTACCGAAGCGAAAGCACCCCAGCGTATGGAGGTAAACAGCGATGGTTGA
- a CDS encoding CCA tRNA nucleotidyltransferase codes for MAHVLDSSSVNFTIDPVVLDLGQRFVDAGFELSLVGGPVRDLFLGRTSPDLDFTTDATPDQTIAVIKKWADNFWEIGRAFGTIGMKKSGFQIEITTYRAEAYDPDSRKPVVAFGNSLTDDLLRRDFTINAMALRLPSLELVDPFGGVRDLHASELATPGAPESSFSDDPLRMMRAARFASQLGVSVHDDVRLAMSQMADRIKIISAERVREELVKLINGAHPRVGIDLLVDTGLAEFVLPEVSALRLEADEHHRHKDVYHHSLQVLEQAAALETGPDGALPGPDFVLRFAALMHDVGKPATRRFEPGGAVSFRHHDVVGAKLTAKRMKALRFDNESIKAVSRLVELHMRFYGYGDAGWSDSAVRRYVTDAGPLLERLHRLTRSDVTTRNQRKADRLSFAYDDLENRISKLLEQESLAAVRPDLDGAKIMELLGLKPGPVVGKAYKFLLEERMEHGPLSPEEAEQKLLAWWEAQPESAVVEPLTETEEPS; via the coding sequence ATGGCGCACGTATTGGACAGCTCTTCAGTTAACTTCACCATCGATCCGGTGGTGCTCGACCTCGGGCAGCGCTTCGTCGATGCCGGCTTCGAGCTGTCCTTGGTGGGTGGGCCCGTCCGCGACCTCTTCCTGGGGAGGACCTCTCCGGACCTCGATTTCACCACTGACGCCACTCCTGACCAGACCATTGCCGTCATCAAGAAGTGGGCGGACAACTTCTGGGAAATCGGCCGTGCTTTCGGCACTATCGGGATGAAGAAGAGTGGTTTCCAGATCGAAATCACCACGTACCGCGCGGAAGCCTACGACCCCGATTCGCGGAAGCCCGTGGTGGCGTTCGGCAACTCCCTGACAGACGATCTCCTTCGCCGCGACTTCACCATCAACGCCATGGCGCTGCGGCTGCCCAGCCTTGAACTCGTGGATCCGTTCGGCGGAGTCCGCGACCTTCACGCCTCGGAGCTCGCCACGCCCGGCGCTCCTGAATCGTCCTTCTCGGACGATCCGCTGCGCATGATGCGTGCGGCACGCTTCGCGTCGCAGCTCGGCGTGTCGGTTCACGACGACGTCCGGCTGGCCATGTCCCAGATGGCGGACCGCATCAAGATCATTTCCGCTGAGCGGGTCCGCGAGGAATTGGTCAAGCTCATTAATGGAGCCCACCCCCGGGTGGGCATCGATCTCCTGGTGGACACCGGGCTCGCGGAGTTTGTGCTCCCCGAAGTTTCCGCCCTGCGCCTCGAAGCCGATGAACACCACCGCCACAAGGACGTGTACCATCACTCACTGCAGGTGCTGGAGCAGGCTGCTGCCCTGGAAACGGGTCCTGACGGCGCCTTGCCCGGCCCTGACTTCGTCCTGAGGTTCGCTGCGTTGATGCACGACGTCGGCAAGCCGGCTACGCGCCGTTTTGAACCGGGCGGCGCTGTGAGCTTCCGCCACCACGACGTTGTGGGTGCAAAGCTGACAGCCAAGCGCATGAAGGCGCTGCGTTTCGACAATGAGTCGATCAAGGCAGTGTCCCGACTTGTTGAACTGCACATGCGGTTCTACGGCTATGGCGATGCCGGCTGGAGCGACTCCGCAGTCCGCCGCTACGTCACCGACGCCGGCCCCCTCCTGGAACGCCTGCACCGCCTCACCCGGTCCGACGTCACCACGCGTAACCAACGCAAGGCCGACCGCCTGTCCTTCGCCTACGATGACCTTGAGAATCGCATCTCGAAGCTTCTGGAACAGGAATCATTGGCAGCAGTCCGGCCTGACCTCGATGGAGCGAAGATCATGGAACTCTTGGGCCTCAAGCCTGGACCCGTGGTTGGCAAGGCCTATAAGTTCCTTCTCGAGGAACGCATGGAACACGGACCGCTCTCCCCCGAGGAAGCCGAGCAGAAACTCTTGGCGTGGTGGGAAGCGCAACCCGAGTCCGCCGTCGTCGAGCCATTGACCGAAACTGAGGAGCCCTCATGA
- a CDS encoding NUDIX hydrolase, whose translation MPSAIGAHVAPAQQHPVQASLPTVEEVSAGGVVVDTSDGELRVAIIARLNRGGRLEWCLPKGHPEGRENNEEAAVREIAEETGIEGNILAPLGSIDYWFTVSGHRVHKTVHHFLLRATGGELTIENDPDQEAVDAAWVPLQELARKLSFPNERRIADLAREVLPEHL comes from the coding sequence TTGCCGTCGGCAATCGGTGCACACGTCGCGCCTGCCCAGCAGCACCCGGTGCAGGCCTCTCTTCCCACTGTGGAGGAAGTGTCGGCCGGCGGTGTCGTTGTAGACACGTCCGACGGCGAACTCCGGGTTGCGATCATCGCCCGCCTTAATAGGGGTGGCCGGCTTGAGTGGTGCCTCCCGAAGGGCCATCCGGAAGGCCGCGAGAACAACGAGGAAGCTGCTGTCCGCGAGATCGCCGAGGAAACCGGCATAGAAGGCAACATCCTTGCGCCCCTCGGCAGCATTGACTACTGGTTCACTGTGAGCGGCCACCGCGTCCATAAGACCGTCCACCACTTCCTCCTCCGGGCAACGGGTGGAGAACTGACAATTGAGAATGATCCGGACCAAGAGGCCGTGGACGCTGCCTGGGTTCCCCTCCAGGAACTGGCCCGGAAATTGTCCTTCCCGAACGAACGCCGCATCGCCGATTTGGCTCGGGAAGTACTGCCCGAACATCTCTGA
- a CDS encoding histidine phosphatase family protein translates to MNASTSPRPQLWILRHGETEWSKSGQYTGLTDLPLTVEGEQQAVEARKVLESIDFDLVLTSPLRRARRTAELAGYPEAVHEPLAVEWNYGDYEGISSDLIRKDNPEYLIWTDGVPNGETLDEVAARADKIIGRVLESGMDNVLIVAHGHFSRILTARWLEMDAREGRHFILGTAKVCTLGWDKRTPAIVRWGL, encoded by the coding sequence ATGAACGCTTCGACTTCACCGCGTCCGCAACTCTGGATCCTTCGCCATGGCGAGACGGAGTGGTCCAAGAGCGGTCAGTACACCGGTCTGACTGACCTTCCCCTCACCGTTGAGGGCGAGCAGCAGGCGGTTGAGGCCCGCAAGGTCCTGGAAAGCATCGACTTCGACCTCGTCCTGACCTCGCCGCTGCGCCGCGCCCGACGCACGGCAGAACTCGCAGGCTACCCGGAGGCCGTCCATGAGCCGTTGGCCGTGGAATGGAACTACGGCGACTACGAAGGCATCAGCTCGGACCTGATCCGCAAGGACAATCCCGAGTACCTCATTTGGACCGACGGCGTCCCCAACGGCGAAACCTTGGACGAAGTTGCTGCCCGGGCGGACAAGATCATTGGACGGGTCCTGGAATCAGGAATGGACAACGTACTGATAGTGGCCCACGGACATTTCTCCAGGATCCTTACCGCCCGCTGGCTCGAAATGGATGCCCGCGAAGGCCGGCACTTCATTCTGGGAACGGCGAAGGTCTGCACCCTTGGTTGGGATAAGCGGACGCCTGCAATTGTGCGTTGGGGACTCTAA